A region of Gadus morhua chromosome 18, gadMor3.0, whole genome shotgun sequence DNA encodes the following proteins:
- the LOC115531260 gene encoding B-cell antigen receptor complex-associated protein beta chain has product MLWLLVGLCGLSLVNLSAPLPQAAITQKPRFYGVMERLKAVIYCECPLDPPLLVDWFWAKDSDSVAQGPMRQNDTVVIKGKTRCRSAYLLIKNVSLWDSGVYYCQVNGIRGAGTGLQVMPSLNVSKAEKRSMMKDAFIILQTLMLAICVAAPLVQRYILVKKEDAIYEDPQQDHTYEGLVVETCEGALYEDISAYAQTGGPEAPWED; this is encoded by the exons ATGCTCTGGCTCTTGGTTGGACTTTGCGGACTGTCTTTGGTCAACCTATCAG cccccctcccccaggccgcTATTACCCAGAAGCCTCGGTTCTACGGCGTGATGGAGAGACTCAAAGCGGTCATCTACTGTGAGTGTCCGCTGGATCCGCCCCTGCTGGTGGACTGGTTCTGGGCCAAGGATTCAGACTCGGTGGCCCAGGGGCCGATGAGGCAAAACGACACTGTGGTCATAAAGGGGAAGACAAGATGTCGCAGCGCCTATCTTTTAATCAAGAACGTGAGCCTCTGGGACAGCGGCGTCTACTACTGCCAGGTCAACGGCATCAGGGGAGCCGGGACCGGCCTGCAGGTCATGC CATCTCTCAACGTCTCCAAGGCGGAGAAGAGGAGCATGATGAAAGATGCGTTCATCATCCTGCAGACCTTGATGTTGGCGATCTGCGTTGCTGCGCCGCTGGTGCAGAGATACATTCTA GTTAAAAAAGAAGATGCAATTTATGAGGATCCACAACAAGACCATACCTACGAG GGCCTGGTGGTGGAGACGTGTGAGGGGGCGCTCTACGAGGACATCTCGGCCTACGCCCAGACAGGGGGGCCCGAGGCCCCCTGGGAAGACTGA
- the cd79b gene encoding uncharacterized protein cd79b isoform X2, protein MLWLLVGLCGLALVNLSAALPQAPRISQKPRFYGVKASRSLVIYCVCQLEPPLQVDWFRATEWNQKAEGPLKPDDKAVMQGKTERKPAFLLLKNVSPSDSGFYYCQVNGTRGAGTGLQVMRHINVHKVQQRSKVKDALIILQTLMLAICVVAPLLRRYTLAKKEEAIYEEPPKEHIYEGLMVEMCEGALYEDLSTYAKPSEAQALWSS, encoded by the exons ATGCTCTGGCTTTTGGTTGGACTTTGTGGACTGGCTTTGGTCAATCTATCAG CCGCCCTCCCCCAGGCCCCTCGTATTTCCCAGAAGCCTCGGTTCTACGGCGTGAAGGCCAGCCGCAGCTTGGTCATCTactgtgtgtgtcagctggAGCCACCTCTGCAGGTGGACTGGTTCCGGGCCACGGAATGGAACCAGAAGGCCGAGGGCCCGTTGAAGCCAGACGACAAGGCGGTCATGCAGGGGAAGACGGAGCGGAAACCCGCCTTTCTTTTACTCAAGAACGTGAGCCCCTCGGACAGCGGCTTCTACTACTGCCAGGTCAACGGCACCAGGGGAGCCGGGACCGGCCTGCAGGTCATGA GACATATCAACGTCCACAAGGTGCAGCAGAGGAGCAAAGTAAAAGATGCGCTCATCATCCTGCAGACTCTGATGTTGGCGATCTGCGTGGTTGCGCCACTGCTTCGGAGATACACTCTG GCTAAAAAAGAAGAAGCCATTTATGAGGAACCACCAAAAGAACACATCTACGAG ggCCTGATGGTGGAGATGTGTGAGGGAGCGCTCTATGAGGACCTCTCAACCTACGCTAAACCCAGTGAGGCCCAGGCCCTCTGGTCAAGCTGA
- the cd79b gene encoding uncharacterized protein cd79b isoform X1 — translation MLWLLVGLCGLALVNLSVVPTLSPPAALPQAPRISQKPRFYGVKASRSLVIYCVCQLEPPLQVDWFRATEWNQKAEGPLKPDDKAVMQGKTERKPAFLLLKNVSPSDSGFYYCQVNGTRGAGTGLQVMRHINVHKVQQRSKVKDALIILQTLMLAICVVAPLLRRYTLAKKEEAIYEEPPKEHIYEGLMVEMCEGALYEDLSTYAKPSEAQALWSS, via the exons ATGCTCTGGCTTTTGGTTGGACTTTGTGGACTGGCTTTGGTCAATCTATCAG TTGTTCCAACTTTATCCCCCCCAGCCGCCCTCCCCCAGGCCCCTCGTATTTCCCAGAAGCCTCGGTTCTACGGCGTGAAGGCCAGCCGCAGCTTGGTCATCTactgtgtgtgtcagctggAGCCACCTCTGCAGGTGGACTGGTTCCGGGCCACGGAATGGAACCAGAAGGCCGAGGGCCCGTTGAAGCCAGACGACAAGGCGGTCATGCAGGGGAAGACGGAGCGGAAACCCGCCTTTCTTTTACTCAAGAACGTGAGCCCCTCGGACAGCGGCTTCTACTACTGCCAGGTCAACGGCACCAGGGGAGCCGGGACCGGCCTGCAGGTCATGA GACATATCAACGTCCACAAGGTGCAGCAGAGGAGCAAAGTAAAAGATGCGCTCATCATCCTGCAGACTCTGATGTTGGCGATCTGCGTGGTTGCGCCACTGCTTCGGAGATACACTCTG GCTAAAAAAGAAGAAGCCATTTATGAGGAACCACCAAAAGAACACATCTACGAG ggCCTGATGGTGGAGATGTGTGAGGGAGCGCTCTATGAGGACCTCTCAACCTACGCTAAACCCAGTGAGGCCCAGGCCCTCTGGTCAAGCTGA